Below is a genomic region from Actinomadura sp. NAK00032.
CGGCGACACGTACCACGCGTAGAGGCTGAGGAGCAGCAGCGGGCACGCGACCGCCGGATGGCCGAGCGCCCGCAGTCCCCGGCTGCCCGCTGCGGCGTCGAGCAGCGCGCGGCCCTCCCCGCGCATGGCCCGGAGCGCCAGCCGCACCGGTGCCCCGTACAGGAGCAGCGGCGGCGCGATGAGCCCGACGAGGACGTGCTGGACGGCGTGCGCGCTGAACAGCACCATGCTGTAGCGGGAGATCCCGCTCGCGGTGGCGAGCAGCAGGACGAGCAGCCCCACGGCCCACGCCGCGCTGCGGCGCAACGGCCAGTCCCGGACGCGCGCGACACCCACCCCGTACAGCACGGCCGCGGCGACGATCAGCACCGCGAACAGCGGGTCGATCCACCAGTCGCGGAGGTACGGGCCGACGCCGGCCGGGCCGGGCAGCGGGAAGCCGAGGCGCAGCGCGACGACGTCGAGGGTGTCCGGGGCGTTCTCGGGCGGCGGCGTGCGGGACAGCCCGGCGGCCAGCGCCATCGTCGCCGCCATCACGAGGACCTCGACCGCGCCGAGGCGCAGGAACGGGCGGGGGCCCGTCCCGTCCCGCAGCGCGGGGAGCGTGGCGCGGCGGTGCCACCAGCCGAGCGCGCCGAGCACGGCGAGCGCGGCGCCCTTCGCCACGACGAGCATCCCGTACCGGGATCCGAGGTGGACGCCGCCGAGCCGCACCCAGGCGTTGACCGCGCCGCTGGCGCCGACGACGGCGAACGCGGCGAGCGCGAGGCCGCTGTAGCGCTCGGCGACGCGGGGCAGGCCGTCCCGCATGCCGGGAGCGAGGGTGAGCAGAGCGACGAGCCCGCCGACCCACAGCGCGGCCCCGGCCACGTGCGCGGCGAGGCTCCAGACGGCGAGCGCGTGGTTCGCGGCGCTCGCGGCGTGCCCGGTGAACAGCGGCGGCAGCAGCGCGGCGAGCGCGCCCGCGAGCAGGTACCCGGCGCGGCCCGCCGCGCGGGGCAGGCTCGCGGCGACGGCCAGGGCGAGCGCGGCGGCGAGGACGAGCAGCAGCGCCCGGCCCTGCGGCAGTTCGATGAGCAGCGTCCGCAGCATGTTCCCGGTGACGCCGCCGAGTCCCGTCCCGAACAGGTCGAGGACGGTGAAGACGATCAGCGCCAGCGTGCACAGCGCCCAGGCGAGCGCGGTCAGCGACGCCGCGCGCAGGCAGCGGCGGCCGGTGCCGGACGTTCCCGGCACGAACACGGCGGCGGCCAGCAGCCAGCCGACCGTGAGGACCGCCGCGGCGTCGCCGCCGAGCTTGGCGACCGACAGGCCGGTCTTGGTCAGCGCCCCCGCCCGCGACAGGCCGGGGACGGCGGTCTCGCTGAACGCGCCGCCCAGCCGCACCACCAGCGCGAGGACGACCAGCGCGAGCGCGGCGGCGCCGATGGCGAGCATCGTCCGGTCGGTGCGGGCCGCGGGCGGGTCGGGGATCGCCTCGGGTGCCGTCACGGCCGGTGGTACGCGCGCACCTCCGCCGCCGGTTCAGCGGGTCAGTGCGGCTCGGCCGGAGGGAACGTGACGGGCAGGGCGACCAGGGCGCGGTGGAACGGGCCGGGACGCCACTCCAGCGCGTCCCTCGGGACGGCGAGGTCCAGGTCGGGCAGCCGGTCCAGGAGCACCTCGATGGCGGCGGACGCGATCAGCCGCGCATGGTTCTTGGCGGGGCAGGTGTGCGGCCCGCCGGCGAACGACAGGTGCGCGCGGTTGCCCTTCCGGTCGGCCACCGCCCGGGACGGGTCGGTGTTCGCGGCGGCGTAGCTGATCAGGATGGGCTGGTGGGCGGGCAGCCGGTGCCCGTGGAAGTCGATGTCGCGGCGGGGGAACGTCGTCCCGAGGTTGGCCAGCGGCGGGTCGGTCCACAGGATCTCGTCGAGCGCGTCCTCGACGGGCATGCCGCCGCCCGCCAGGTCGCCGCCGAACCGGTCGTCCGACAGCAGCAGCAGGATGCCGTTGGCGATGAGGTTCTGCTCCGGCTCGGAGCCGGCGCCGATCAGCAGCGTGAGCTGGTGGGCCATCTCCAGGTCGTCGAGGCCCGCCGGGTGCCGCATCATCCACGACGTGACGTCCGCGCCGGGGTGGGCCCGCTTGTAGGCGACCAGTTCGGAGTTGCCCTCGGCGAGCAGCGCGTTGCCCTCCACGCCGCCCACGGCGTCGAAGATGGCGCTCATGCCGCGGACGAGCTTGTCGCCGATGTCGCGGGGGCAGCCGAAGATCTCGTTGAACACCAGCGGCGTCAGCGTGCGGGCGTACTGGGCGATGAGGTCGGCCTTGCCGTCGCCCGCGAACCGGTCGATGAGGGTGTCGGCGCTGACCTGGGTGTGGTCGCGCAGCGCCGCCGGGTCGATGCGGTCGAGGCTGTCGACGATCACCGAACGAAGCCGCGCGTGCACGGTGCCGTTGGTGAACATCGCGTTGGGCCGCGCCATCATGAGCGGCATCACCGGGCAGTCCGGGCCGACCTCCTCCTCCCACACCTCGCTGCTGCGCGGGAAGGTGTCCGGGTCGCGCAGGATCTCCAGCGCGGCCTCGTACCCGATGACCAGCGTCGCCGGGACGCCCGGGGCCAGCTCGACGGGCGCGAGGTCGCCGTGGGCGCGCATCCGCGCGTAGACGGCGGCGGGATCCCGGGCGTACTCGGGGCCGTACAGGGGGAAGCGCTCCGGCTCGGTCATGCGGTTTCCGTGTCCAGGGTGAGGAGGTGGTCGACGAGGGAGATCAGCGCCTCGGTGGACGACCTGCGGTCGCGGGCGTCGCAGGTGACCAGCGGCGTGCGGGGCGCGAGGTCGAGCGCCTCGCGGACCTCGGCCTCCGGGAAGGCGGGCGAGCCGTCGAAGTGGTTGACGGCCACCG
It encodes:
- a CDS encoding cytochrome P450 is translated as MTEPERFPLYGPEYARDPAAVYARMRAHGDLAPVELAPGVPATLVIGYEAALEILRDPDTFPRSSEVWEEEVGPDCPVMPLMMARPNAMFTNGTVHARLRSVIVDSLDRIDPAALRDHTQVSADTLIDRFAGDGKADLIAQYARTLTPLVFNEIFGCPRDIGDKLVRGMSAIFDAVGGVEGNALLAEGNSELVAYKRAHPGADVTSWMMRHPAGLDDLEMAHQLTLLIGAGSEPEQNLIANGILLLLSDDRFGGDLAGGGMPVEDALDEILWTDPPLANLGTTFPRRDIDFHGHRLPAHQPILISYAAANTDPSRAVADRKGNRAHLSFAGGPHTCPAKNHARLIASAAIEVLLDRLPDLDLAVPRDALEWRPGPFHRALVALPVTFPPAEPH